The genomic window GATCCGATCTGTGTCTTCTTTAGCAGTGACTGCTCCGGTCTGACGGAGGATTCCGTCCAAGAGGGTGGTTTTCCCATGGTCGACGTGGGCGATAATAGCGATATTGCGGATTTCCATTCTAAGACCAAAAATTTCGGAAGCCTCCTGGTGTAAACCCGGTTTTTTGTCAATTTTTTAAAGGAAGAATTTTTTAATCAGTTCGAAACGAGAGTTCCTGTTTTCCTGGGGACGGGAACCGCGTGCGAGGGAAGTTTTTGGAATTGCGGGAGTTCCCGCATCGGTGATTTCAAAAAAAAGCAAAGAAGATAGGAAAAACGGTATGAGTTCCTCCATTCGTTTGGGAACAAAAATATCCAAAAAAAATCCGACTCTTAGTAATAGGACCCGCTTGGGCGCGCCCCTCAGAAAAAGGAACCGAATTTCAAAAAATCAATCTGAGAAGCTTCGGGTCAGGCTACTCCGGGCTCCGCTTCGCTCCGGTCTTTCAGACCATGCCCTCCGTATCCTTCGCGCAGGAATCGTAAGAGTTCCTCCAAGATTTTATCGATCCAGGTTGGTTTGCTGGAGTTCCCGCAAAGAGGAAAAGGTCCCGTGGAAAATCGGAGGAGTTCCTACTTTCGGAAGAATCGCAGAGAAGAAACAACTCCCTTCGAAAAAGTGTGAGATCCTACATTCTAAAATGAGAATATACGTCTCAGGAATTCGGAAGAAAGTCCGGTTCTAAAATTCTCGGGCAAAATTGAAAGATCGCGCCGAGATAATGTCTCGCGATCGAATGAAAGATCCATTCTCCTGCATTCTTGAGAGAATCTTTGAACTCCGGAACTGGATAAGCTTTTCTTCGGAAGAGGGAATCCAGATCCCAGTCTTCTTCTCCGGGAATTACTTGGATCTTGAGCATCGCATACACTGTGTGATTTTCCGGATCATAGCGAAAGACAAGAGAACGAGACGCAAAAGGATTTCGAATCGTAAACGTGGCCCAACTTCCCTTTGGACCGATTTCGGCTCCGCTTAGGGAATAGAGTTCGTACCCGTGTTCCTTTTCTTCTCCGAAGAATTCTTTGAATTCCGAGTAGAAGGCTTCCGCAAATTCTTTTTGTAGTTTGAAAATCGGATCGAATTCCTCGGACATATTTGGAAAGAATTTCTCTCCTTCCCTCCTTTGGGAAGCTTTTTGGAAAAGTGTGAGTTCCTACTTTTTGAGATTTTTAAAAAAGCCATCCCACTTGGAATCAGCTTAGGGAGTTCCCACGTTTTAAAATCGGAAAAACAAAGAGCCACTTTGGATCTTCGTGTGAGTTCCTACTTTTTAAGTTTTTTTTGAAACGCTTTCTTTCCTTTTCGTAGAGTTTCTTCTCCGGCTTTCTCCGTAATTCCGACTTCTTTTCCGAACCAGAGAAATGTTTTTCTTTTACGATCCGCAAGGGACAGGGAGGCCTTGGTCTGGTAAAAAAGGGCGCACCATTTTTTTAGAGCGCTCTCCTACCAGACCGAGCGGGAATCCGCGAGGCCGGACTCGGCCCGGTCCGCCCTCTTACAAACGCCTTTTCGTTTTCTCCGTGTTTGGCGGATGCGGCCAAATTTTATTTCTTTCTCTCCTCGAAGAATTCGGATAAAATCCTTGCTGATTTTCAAATCTCGGATTCCATCGACCGGTCTTTTGAGAGGAATTTCATCCATGAGCCAACAAACCCACTTTCGTTCTTGCACCCTCTGTGAAGCCATGTGCGGCCTCCGTATCGAAGTCGAAGACGGTAAAATTTCCGCCATCCGCGGCGATAAGGACGATCCTTTCAGTCGAGGTCATCTCTGCGCGAAAGGCCCCGAACTCAAAAATCTCTACGAAGATCCGGATCGCCTTAAATTTCCTGTTAAACGAACTCCCGAAGGTTGGGTGCAAGTTTCTTGGGTGGAAGCTTTGTCCGAAACGGCGAAGGCCCTTTTTGAAATTCAAAACAAATATGGGAACGATTCCGTCGCAGTTTACAACGGAAATCCGAACGTTCACAACTACGGCTCTATGCTCTTCGGTCAGAGATTCTCCAATCGCCTCAAAACGAAGAATCATTATTCCGCGACTTCTGTAGATCAGCTTCCTCATCAACTTCTTTCCTATCTCATGTTCGGTCACCAACTCCTCATCCCGATTCCGGACATCGATCATACGAAATACTTTCTCATCTTAGGAGGAAACCCTTTCGCTTCCAATGGAAGTCTTATGACGGTCCCCGACGTAAAGAAGAGATTGAAGGAACTCCAAGAAAGAGGAGGTAAGTTTATCGTCGTCGATCCTAGAAAAACGGAAACGGCGACTCACGCGGACGAACACGTCTTTATCCGTCCCGGCGCGGACGCGTTCTTTCTATTAGCAATCTTGCATGTTTTCTTCGAGAAGAATCTGGTGAAACCCTCTTCCCTTTTTGATTCCAAGGATCTTTCCTTCATTCAAAATCTTGCATCCGAATATTCTCCCACGAAAGTGGAAAAGGTGACTGGCGTCCCCGCTTCTACGATCGAAAGAATCGCTCTCGAATTTTCTTCTTCCGAAAATGCGGTATGTTACGGAAGAATCGGAGTTTCCACACAAGCCTTCGGCGCCCTCTCTCAGTGGCTTATCAATCTTGTGAACATTCTCACCGGAAATTTGGATAAGAAGGGAGGAGCGATGTTCACTCTTCCTGCGGTGGATCCGATCGATCCCAAAGGCGCTCTCAAGAGTTCTCCCGGAACCTTCAATACGTTTCAGACCCGTGTGAGAAAACTTCCCGAGTTCAGCGATGAACTTCCGGTCGCGGCCCTCTCCGAGGAAATTCTCACTCCGGGTGAAGGACAGATCAAAGCCTTTGTAACATCCGCGGGGAATCCGGTTCTTTCCACTCCGAACGGTTCCAAACTGGAGGAAGGTCTAAAGAATTTAGAGTTTATGGTCTCCGTCGATTTTTATATCAACGAGACGACACAACACGCAAACTACATTCTCCCTCCGACTTCGACCTTGGAACACGATCACTACGATATGATCTTCAACGTCTTTGCGGTTCGAAATACGACGAAATATGCGCAACCGATCTTCGATCCGGAACCGGGGATGCTCCACGACTGGGAAATTTTTACCGATCTCACCAAAAGACTCGAATTGCTAAGAGCCGGAAAACCCCTTCCGGATCAGATCATCACAACCAAACTCGGACCTTCTACGATCATCGATTTTGCACTTCGAACAGGACCGTACGGAGAAAAGGGAAAACACAATCGAATGCTCAACATTCAATTGTTAAAGGACAATCCTCATGGAATCGACCTCGGTCCTCTGATGAGTTGTTTTCCCGAGAGACTTCTTACGGAAGATAAAAAGATTCATCTTCTCCCCAAACCTGTGTTAGACGATCTTCCGAGACTGAAGAAAAAATTCGAAGAGTGGTCCGCAACAAAAAAGGATTCGAATTTTCTCCTCATAGGAAGAAGACATCTTCGGAACAACAATTCCTGGATGCACAATATGCCCAAACTCATGACGGGTAAGAATCGTTGTACTCTTCTGATTCATCCGAATGACGCAAAAACCTTAGGAATATCCGAAGAGGAAGAAGTCCAGGTGGAATCCAGGGTGGGAAAAATTCTCATCCCGACCGAGATCACGGAAGAGATCATGCCCGGAGTCGTCAGTATTCCGCACGGTTTCGGTCACTCGAAGAACGGTGTCCGCCTGAGCGTGGCGAAACAATTCGCGGGAGTGAGCATCAACGACCTTACGGACGAAGAATCTCTGGACGAACTTTCTGGAAACGCGGCTTTTACCGGGATTCCGGTGAGCATTCGAAAAATATAATATTCTTATTTTTTGATTTTTCTCTTTGTTTCGATTTGAGTTCGTTTGGATCCGAAGAAACGAATTTTTTTGATCTCGTTGGGTTTTGCTTCATTCCCATTCGAGTCCGAATGAATTCAATCAAAACAGGATGTCCTCTGGAAGAATGGAGTTCTCACCATCTTTCCAGTTTTTTGGGAGCCGAAAAATTCTTTCTGGAGAGTGGCATTTTTTTTGTGGGAGAAATTTGAATTCCTACTTTAGGATGGATCCTTTTCTATCTCCGTGAGAGCTCCCCCAATCATTGGTAGCACAAATCAAGACCAATTCTTGAAATTCCTAAAAAAGTGTGAATTCCTACTTTCGGACGATGACGATCCTTTTCTTTCCCTGTGAGAGTTCCCCCAATCATTGGTAGCACAAATCAAGACCGATTCTTGAAACGACTAAAAAAGTATGAGTTCCTACTTTCGGACGATGACGATCCTTTTCTTTCCCTGTGAGAGTTCCCCCAATCATTGGTAGCACAAATCAAGACCGATTCTTGAAATTCCTAAAAAAGTACGAGTTCCTACTTTCGGACGATGACGATCCTTTTCTTTCCCTGTGAGAGTTCCCCCAATCATTTATTCAGCAAAACAAACCACTGAAAAGAATGCCGTGGGAACTCACACTCAACCAGGAGGAAGAGGAATCCGTTCTACTTCACCGGGGACAACCGGAAACCGTTCTTCCTTCCAATCGAGTTTGGCCCTTTCGATTCTTTCTTGAGAAGTGGAAACAAAGTTCCACCAAAGATGGCGGCTTTCCGGAAGAGGAACTCCTCCCAGGAGAATCGCGCGAACTCCCTCTTTGGAAGAAAAAGAAATCGTTTCTCCAAGATCAAAGACCGCCATCTGACCTACCTCGACCTGATTCCCCTGAACGTCCAAACTTCCTCTCGCGACGTAGAGGGCCGATTCTTGATCGGAAGGAATCTTCCATTCCACTTTGGCACCGGACTTTGCTTCGAGATCTCCATAAAAGAGAGTGGAATAAACTTTCACGGGGGAACGTTCTCCCAAAAATTCTCCCGCGGCAAGACGGAACTCCCAGAGATCCCCGGAAAGAACAGGAATTTGTCCACGGTCGAGATGAAAGAATTCCGGATCGACTTCTTCGGATTCTTTCGGAAG from Leptospira stimsonii includes these protein-coding regions:
- a CDS encoding molybdopterin-dependent oxidoreductase; translation: MCGLRIEVEDGKISAIRGDKDDPFSRGHLCAKGPELKNLYEDPDRLKFPVKRTPEGWVQVSWVEALSETAKALFEIQNKYGNDSVAVYNGNPNVHNYGSMLFGQRFSNRLKTKNHYSATSVDQLPHQLLSYLMFGHQLLIPIPDIDHTKYFLILGGNPFASNGSLMTVPDVKKRLKELQERGGKFIVVDPRKTETATHADEHVFIRPGADAFFLLAILHVFFEKNLVKPSSLFDSKDLSFIQNLASEYSPTKVEKVTGVPASTIERIALEFSSSENAVCYGRIGVSTQAFGALSQWLINLVNILTGNLDKKGGAMFTLPAVDPIDPKGALKSSPGTFNTFQTRVRKLPEFSDELPVAALSEEILTPGEGQIKAFVTSAGNPVLSTPNGSKLEEGLKNLEFMVSVDFYINETTQHANYILPPTSTLEHDHYDMIFNVFAVRNTTKYAQPIFDPEPGMLHDWEIFTDLTKRLELLRAGKPLPDQIITTKLGPSTIIDFALRTGPYGEKGKHNRMLNIQLLKDNPHGIDLGPLMSCFPERLLTEDKKIHLLPKPVLDDLPRLKKKFEEWSATKKDSNFLLIGRRHLRNNNSWMHNMPKLMTGKNRCTLLIHPNDAKTLGISEEEEVQVESRVGKILIPTEITEEIMPGVVSIPHGFGHSKNGVRLSVAKQFAGVSINDLTDEESLDELSGNAAFTGIPVSIRKI
- a CDS encoding pirin family protein, with the translated sequence MKIISSILKDLGDNFRVRRILPSFEARHVGPFVFVDHMGPVPILSGKELVVRAHPHIGLATITYLYDGVILHRDSIGTEMPIRPFEINWMTAGSGIVHSERSQLDPNFSFLEGIQTWVALPKESEEVDPEFFHLDRGQIPVLSGDLWEFRLAAGEFLGERSPVKVYSTLFYGDLEAKSGAKVEWKIPSDQESALYVARGSLDVQGNQVEVGQMAVFDLGETISFSSKEGVRAILLGGVPLPESRHLWWNFVSTSQERIERAKLDWKEERFPVVPGEVERIPLPPG